In Manis javanica isolate MJ-LG chromosome X, MJ_LKY, whole genome shotgun sequence, the DNA window CCCTGAGTACCTCTGCTGTAAAATAAGGAAACCAAGCTGCTGGTTACCAGGGCCCTTGCCCAATGTCAGCCATTTTCTCCCAAGAGTTCAGAAATCACTGGTTGCTCCGGGCTCTTTGGGCATCCGAGTGGCCAGGATTGACCTCACCTGAGGGGGGCGGTGGTCCTACAGTAGAGCGCTCGGACTGGCATCACCTTATCCGCAGAAAGGTGGCAAGGACGCTCAGCATAATCAGGCGCAAGCAGCGGCTGTCATAAATGCTATAGGAAAGCAGCTACCTCTTGTGACAGAGCCCCAGGAAGCAGGAGAGTCTGAGGAACATATATTGACTCTTAACTGGGAGAGAAATTCCCCCATAAAACCCCAGAATGGCCAGCCAATGCTGTTGAACTCTCAGCcattgtgtgccaggcatggggaAGTTGTGAAGAACTTTATGAGTGTCATATAATACGGGTCGTGGCAGCTCAGGGGTACAGAGGAGCTAGGCCTTAAATTGCCCAGCCTGGTCTTCCTGGTGGACTTGGGAAGTTGGTTTGATAACATGTCACTTTCCACTTGCACAGAGGTTCAAATGAAGTCTGCCCGGCAGCCCGAGAGAAGAGTTGCTTTCCATGCCCTTCCTAGACCTTTATCAAGTTGACAGTGTTTGACTCCTGTCCTCAGCTCTCATCCATGCTTGCTGGCAGACAGGAAGGTCAAGCTAGTGCAGGCCCCAAAAGCCTGACAACTTCACACCAGGGAGCCAGGCTCCAGATGGGTACCAGCAGGGACCCAGGGACACCAGGCAGGTCTTCAGCTGGCCTCCCACTGGAGTCAAGAGCTGAATGTGCAAGCAACTCAGAGGAAATGATAGTGGAGTTGAGGGTGTGAGCAGGCTGGGGCAGTACAGAAGGAGGGCTGCAGAGTCTCCTAGCTGAAGGACAGACTGGGTCTACAGAGCTTAAACGGCTATGTAGGGATGGCACTTTGATGTCTGGCCAAGAGGCTGTGATGTGACCATGTGTGGAGAGCCAGCCACTAAAGGGTATTAAGCAGGGCCTGCTATGACCTTATCTGGGGGTCATCAAGGAGAAGGTATAGGTTGCTATGTGCAGACCATGTTAGCGGTGGCTGGCCTGGAAGTAGGGACCCTGGGGCAGGGTGGTCCCCCAGGCCCAGTGGCTCCTTAACCAGAGAGGAGGAAGTGGGAGGTGGTGCATGCCAGggccacacgctgagatggaggCTTGTGGTCTCCTTAACAGCAGACCCCCAAGGCAGGATAGGAACAAGAAAGCTTGGCAGGAGGCCCAGCAGACCACTCCCCAGAGAATACAGGTGAATGCCTAGGGCCCGGGTGAGAAGTGAGATGGCCACTAGGACCAGTGAGGGTGAGGAAAGAGCAAAGGCGCTGGTTCTGTGCTTGAGTCGGACGGAACTAAAATTGAGCAGGACTTCACTGAGCACCAGAGCGAGAGCAGAGAATCAGACTCTACCTCTCCTTTCCAGGGCCTAAACTATAGGATGGAAGATGAACGTCGTGCCTTAAAAAAAACGGTGCTCGGTGGTCTACATATATAAGAAGTCATTTGATGCACACAACTCTGCAGGAAGGTCCTGGTGGCATCCCCATTCTACAGGTATGTAAACCAAGGCCCGCAAAGGTTAggacccaaagtcacacagttagtaGGTAGGGAAGCCAGGGTTCGAAGACACACAGTCCATCTCATCTccatgcctgcctgcctgccgtCTTGGCTTTCAGTCATTTTCACAGCATTGAACCTCTTCTCTCTTTGATACTAATATATTTCTGGGCTACTAGATCAACTCATACCACAGCTGGCCCCAGAGCAGTTGACAGTCAGTGGGAAGTCcatattctttttaaatggcTGCTACTGTAGCTACAGGAAATGGAAGGCTTGATTGTGGGCCAGGGAAGAACGTGATTTGGAACCATGTGGTACTATGGCAGAGCAGGAGGCGACCCAGGGTGGCAGGCCTCGGACAGCTTCCTGTGCTGCCTGGCCTCATACCCAAGAAGCAGAGAGGAGGTGCTTGTCCTCCACCTCCCTGCTCCTTCTCCTCCAGCCCCATGCCATCCCTTGCCTTGGGTTCCAGAACTTGGGCCACAGCTAACCATCTGCAACAGTCTGTTCAACTGGTGCTTGGCCTGAAACATCTACATTTACAATACCACTGAGATGGAAAAGCCCATTCTGAGCTGTAGGAAAGGTTTAAATCTCTAAATGAAGTGTCTCTAAGGGAAGTAGGGCAGTGAGTGGGGGGATTATAGTACACAGTGAAGTATGGAGAGCATAGACGTCACCCCTAGGTCAGAGGGTTCTACAGGCTCCTAGAGGCGATGTGTGAGGAGGCGAGTGTGTTGTGGGTATCACTtcacttccttttctgtttttttctgacaAAAACTTGGTGGATCCTAAGGCTGAGAGTCAGAAAGATGGAAGCTCTTTTTGGatgatttgctttctttttcttttttccaattgctttcttctttttttattgagtttttatttttttattcattttgttatcattaatctacaattacatgaagaacattatgtttactagacttccgccttcaccaagtcccccccacaaaccccattacagtcactgtccatcagcgtactgagatgctatagaatcacaacttgtcttctctgtgttgcgcagccctccccgtgccccccacgcactatacatgctaatcattaaggccccctttctttttccccacccttatccctcccttcccacccaccctccccagtccctttccctttggtaactgtgagtccattcttgggttctgtgattctgctgctgttttgttccttcagttcttttctttgttcttatactccacagatgagtgaaatcatttggtacttgtctctctccacctggcttatttcactgagcataatcccctctagctccatccatgttgttgtgaatggtaggatttgttttcttcttatgactgaatagtattccactgtgtatatgtaccacctcttctttatccattcatctactgatggacacttaggttgcttccatttcttggctattgtaaatagtgctgcgataaacataggggtgcatctgtctttttcaaactggagtgctgcattcttagggtaaatttctagaagtggaattcctgggtcaaatggtatttccattttgagctttttgaggaccctccatacagctttccacaatggttgacctaatttacattcccaccagcagtgtaggagggttcccctttctccacaacctcaccaacatttgttgttatttgtcttttggatggtggtgatccttactggtgtgaggtgatacctcattgtggttttagtttgcatttctctgatgactagcgatgtggagcattttttcatgtgtctgttggccatctgaatttcttctttagagaactatctgttcagttcctctgcccattttttaattggattatttgctttttgtttgttgaggtgtgtgagctctttatatattttggatgtcaaccctttatcggatctgtcatttatgaatatattctgtacggtactgtagggtaccttccatactgtagggtacctttttgttctattgatggtgtcctttgctgtacagaagcttttcagcttggtgtagtcccacttgttcgtttttgcttttgtttcccttgcccggggagatatgttcatgaagatgttgctcatgtttatgtccaagagatttttgcctatgtatttttctaagagttttatggtttcatgacttacattcaagtctttgatccatttcgaatttacttttgtgtatggggttagacagtgatccagtttcattctcttacatgtagctgtccagttttgccagcaccatctgttgaagagactgtcatttccccattgtatgtccatggctcttttatcgtatattaattgaccatatatgtttgggttaatgtctggagtctgtattctgttccactggcctgtggctctgttcttgtgccagtaccaaactgtcttgattactgtggctttgtagtagagcttgaagttagggagagagatcccccccactttattcttccttctcaggattgctttggctatttggggtctttggtgtttcaatatgaatttttgaactatttgttcgagttcgttgaagaatgttgttggtaatttgatagggattgcatcaaatctgtatattgctttgggcaggatggctattttgacgatattaattcttcctagccaagagcatgggatgagtttccatttgttagtctcctctttaatttctcttaagagtgtcttatagttgtcagggtataggtctttcacttctttggttacgtttattcctaggtattttattctttttgatgtaattgtgaatgggattgttttcctgatttctctttctattagttcattgttagtgtataggaaagccacagatttctgtgtattaactttgtatcctgcaactttgctgcattccgatatcacttctagtagttttggagtggagtctttagggttttttatgtacaatatcatatcatctgcaaatagtgacagtttaacttcttctttaccaatctggattccttgtatttctttgttttgtctgattgccgtggctaggacctccagtactatgttgaataacagtggggagagtgggcatccctgtcttgttcctgatctcagaggaaaagctttcagcttcttgctgttcagtatgatgttggctgtgggtttatcatatgtggcctttattatgttgaggtacttgccctctatacccattttgttgagagtttttatcatgaatggatgttgaattttgtcagatgctttttcagcatctatggagatgatcatgtggtttttgtcctttctgtttatgtggtggatgaagttgatggattttctaatgttgtaccatccttgtatccctgggatgaatcccacttggtcatggtgtatgagccttttgatgtatttttgaattgggtttgctaatattttgttgagtgtttttgcatctgtgttcatcagggatattggtctgtaattttcttttttggtggggtctttgcctggtttgggtattagggcgatgttggcttcatagaatgagtttgggagtattccgtcctcttctattttttgggaaactttaaggagaatgggtgttatgtcttctctgtatgtctgataaaattctgaggtaaatccatctggcctgggggttttgttcttgggtagttttttgattactgcttcaatttctttgcttgtaattggtttgtttagattttctgtttcttccttggtcagtcttggaaggttgtatttttctaggaagttgtccatttcttgtaggttttccagcttgttagccgTCGTGatgtttactttctcatttctgattctgttgatgtgtgttgattctctttttctcttaataagtctggctagaggcttatctattttgtttattttctcaaagaaccagctcttggttttactgattttttctattgttttattcttctcaattttatttatttcttctctgatctttattatgtccctccttctgctgactttaggcctcatttgttctttttccaatttcgataattgtgacattagactattcatttgggtttgttcttccttctttaaatatgcctggattgctatatactttcctcttaagactgctttcgctgcatcccacagaagttggggctttgtgttgttgttgtcatttgtttccatatattgcctgatctctattttaatttggtcgttgatccattgattatttaggagcatgttgttaaacctgcatgtgtttgtggacctttttgctttctttgtacaatttagttctagttttatacgtttgtggtctgaaaagttggttggtagaatttcaatctttttgaatttattgaggctctttttgtggcctagtatatggtctattctggagaatattccatgtgcacttgagaagaatgtgtatcctgttgcttttggatgtagagttctgtagctgtctattaggtccatctgttctagtgtgttgttcagtgcctctgtgtccttactattttctgtctggtggatctgtcctctggagtgagtggtgtgttgaagtctcctaaaatgaatgcattgcattctgtttcctcctttagttctgttagtatttgtttcacatatgctggtgctcctgtgttgggtgcatatatatttagaatggttatatcctcttgttggactgagccctttatcattatgtaatgtccttctttatctcttgttactttctttgttttgaagtctattttgtctgatactagtactgcaacacctgcttttttctccctgttgtttgcataaaatatgtttttccatcccttgacttttagtctgtgcatgtctttgggtttgaggtgagtctcttgtaagcagcatatagatgggtcttgcttttttatccattcagtgactctgtgtcttttgattggtgcattcagtccatttacatttagggtgattatcgataggtatgtacttattgccattgcagcctttaggttcatggttaccaaaggttcaaggttaacttctttactgtcttagagtctaacttaactcacttagtatgctgttacaaatacaatctaaaggttcttttctgtttctcctcctttttcttcctcctccattctttatatattaggtatcatagtctgtactttttgtctatcccttgattgactttggggatagttaatttaattttgcatttgcttagtaattagctgttctactttctttactgtagttttattacctctggtgacagctattcaaccttaggaacacttccatctatagcagtccctccaaaatagactgtagagatggtttgtgggaggtaaattctgtcagcttttgcttatctggaaattgtttaatccctccttcaaatttaaatgataatcttgccggataaagtaatcttggttccaggcccttctgcttcatggcattaaatacatcatgccactcccttctggcctgtaaggtttctgctgagaagtttgatcgtagcttgatgggctttcctttgtatgtgatcttatttctgtctctggctgcttttaacagtctgtccttatccttgatcttttccattttaattactatgtgtcttggtgttgtcttccttgggtcccttgtgttgggagatctgtgcacctccatggcctgagagactatctccttccccagactggggaagttttcagcaactacctcctcaaagacactttctatccctttctctctctcttcttctggtatccctgtaatgcgaatattgttccgcttggattggtcacacagttctctcaatattgtttcattcttagagatcctttcttctctctgtgcttcagcttctttgtattcctcttctctagattctatttcatttatcgtctcctccactgtatccaacctgcttttattaccctccatcgtgctcttcaacgattggatgtccgacctgaattcattcctgagttcttggatgtctttccatacctccattagcatgttggtgatttttcttttgaagtccctttcaggaagagtcacgaggtccatatcgtttaaatctttctcaggagttgtattaataattttactctggacaaggttcctttggtgtttcatgtttgtatatggcgccctctagtgtccagaagctctattctggatctgctcagcccctgaagcaatgtcgggggtcagaggggagcggtactggtgcctggggggaggaaagagctgttccctgcttcccggctgctgtgcctgtttccactgcctgagccagtgggccggtcacactggtataagtttttgtcccagagcagctggatatggatccctgctttccacaagcagccagaatcccagtctccccaggaattctgcctgtataaactttccaacccagtagtcatgcgagtctcttGGAAGCcacatgaaatgtaggtttgtgctcccagagcagatctccggagctaggtattcagcagtcccaggccttcctcttcctccctgttccatttgtcttcctccccgggtgagctggggtgggggaggggcttgggtcccgcagaGCCGCAGCTCTGGTACTAGTCcggttcactgaggtctgctcttttctccaggtgtgtgcagtctgacattgtcctctttcctgttgctctctcaggattagttgcgccaactatattttctaattgtatccagttttaggaagaGGCCTCTGTCCctgtcatgctgccatctttaatcctaatGGATGAGTTGCTGTCTAACcacactcttttttttaattttatttatttatttatttattttttgagagggcatctctcatatttattgatcaaatggttgttaacaataaaattctgtataggggactcaatgcacaatcattaatcaaccccaagcctaattctcaacagtctccaatcttctgaagcataacaaacaagttcttacatggtgaacaagttcttacatagtgaataagttcttacatggtgaacagtaaccACACTCTTTTTGTTACCACAACAGAAAAAGGCAGAACGCCCCTTCATTACCACCAGCCAGTTGGCAGGAGCACTGCCTTCCTCTGGCCTGCCACCACCGTTCCCAGGCGGGGTCGCAGCCTCTGCAGCGGAAATCCTGGGGACTTCGTCCTGCTGGCTCAGCTGGGGGGCCGAGGAGTGTTTTGCAAAAGCTGTTTATCTAAATTCCAAAGTAACAGTGGAGGCTGCCTCTCTTTTAAGCTCTTCTCCTTGACTCCCACCTACGGTTGCAGATGAAGCCTGAGTCAAGGCAGGCCCTCTTCCACGTGGCTGTGGCCAGCAGCCTCTGTGTGACCACTGTCTACACAGGTGTTTTTGAAGGTGTCGTCATCCAGGTGGGCTACGAGCACTATGCTGAAGCAGCGGTAGCCAGCCTCCCCACCTTTCTAGCCATGCCCTTCAACTCGCTCATTAACTTGGCCTACATGCTCCTGGGAGGGTACTGGCTGCGGAGGAAGGCCAGTGCCCCAGGGCACCCCGCAGCTGTGCAGAGGGCTCAGTACCTGAAGGATGTCTTCGCTGCCATGGCTCTGGTCTATGGCCCCGTTCAGTGGCTGCGCATTGGGGTGCAGACGCACTCTGCTGCTGTGCTGGACCAGTGGCTCACCTTGCCCATCTTCGCGTGGCCAGTGGCCTGGTGCCTCTACCTAGACAGGGGCTGGAAGCCCTGGCTGTTCCTCACCGTGGAGTGCCTCTCCCTGTGCAGTTACAGCCTTGCCTTGCTGCACCCCTATGGGTTTGAAGTTGTGCTGGGCATGCACATGGCAGCCGCAGTGAGCCTAGCCCTCCGTGCCCACAGGCGCTATGGCAGTGGCTCCTCAGGA includes these proteins:
- the TMEM187 gene encoding transmembrane protein 187 — protein: MKPESRQALFHVAVASSLCVTTVYTGVFEGVVIQVGYEHYAEAAVASLPTFLAMPFNSLINLAYMLLGGYWLRRKASAPGHPAAVQRAQYLKDVFAAMALVYGPVQWLRIGVQTHSAAVLDQWLTLPIFAWPVAWCLYLDRGWKPWLFLTVECLSLCSYSLALLHPYGFEVVLGMHMAAAVSLALRAHRRYGSGSSGMYLALGMLSCLGFVVLKLCDHQLARWHLFQWLTGHFWSKVCDVLQFHFAFLFLTNVHTCQRRAPEGKMH